From a single Corvus hawaiiensis isolate bCorHaw1 chromosome 23, bCorHaw1.pri.cur, whole genome shotgun sequence genomic region:
- the LOC125337464 gene encoding digestive cysteine proteinase 1-like, with amino-acid sequence MGVLRWLVASALCIAVRGQDYGLSRPPPQFGSIYHVRGVIKLPYAEIEEPFEAWYNLTGNKSRIQYYGGQVITFQLAAVKPYGMRYKITPETTEKEVNTRKCFQLPGSKEDVVMAQSVFPSMRGFKFLREEYYEGRYCAVWQNVTRWAQKKNVYTLWVTNSSCGVAPVHYEMRGYNSLLGSHYDKYEIAYTDFDNSYPPSVFDLPINETKCGVLPGNVAEHRVLANPMEDLVGQHQPWAHQVFHDYRRQMGRRYSSVRELEHRQSIFVHNMRFVHSRNRAALSYTLSLNHLADRTPQELAALRGRRHSGIPNNGLPFPTELYTGIILPESLDWRMYGAVTPVKDQAVCGSCWSFATTGAMEGALFLKTGVLTPLSQQVLIDCSWGFGNYACDGGEEWRAYEWIKKHGGIASTESYGTYKGQNGLCHYNQSEMLAKITGYVNVTSGNITAVKAAIYKHGPVAVSIDASHKTFSFYSNGIYYEPKCDNTPGSLDHAVLAVGYGVLQGETYWLIKNSWSTYWGNDGYILMAMKDNNCGVATEATYPILA; translated from the exons ATGGGTGTTCTCCGCTGGCTCGTGGCCTCTGCACTCTGCATCGCCGTCCGGG GACAGGACTATGGGCTCTCCCGCCCACCCCCTCAGTTCGGCTCCATCTACCACGTCCGAG GGGTCATTAAGCTGCCCTACGCCGAGATCGAGGAGCCCTTTGAAGCCTGGTACAACCTGACAGGGAACAAGAGCCGGATCCAGTACTACGGAG ggcaggtgaTAACCTTCCAGCTGGCAGCAGTGAAGCCCTATGGGATGAGGTACAAGATCACACCAGAGACGACCGAGAAGGAGGTGAACACCAGGAAGTGCTTCCAGCTGCCCGGCTCCAAGGAGGATGTGGTCATGGCTCAGAGCGTCTTCCCCAGCATGAGGGGCTTTAAG ttccTGCGGGAGGAGTACTACGAGGGCCGGTACTGCGCTGTGTGGCAGAATGTCACCCGCTGGGCACAGAAGAAGAACGTCTACACCCTGTGGGTGACCAACTCCAGCTGTGGGGTGGCCCCCGTGCACTATGAAATGCGGGGGTACAACAGCTTGCTGGGCTCCCACTACGACAAATACGAAATTGCCTACACTGACTTCGACAACAGCTACCCCCCCTCCGTCTTCGACCTCCCCATCAATG AGACCAAGTGTGGGGTGCTGCCAGGGAACGTGGCAGAGCATCGTGTGCTGGCAAACCCCATGGAGGACCTGGTGGGACAgcaccagccctgggcacaCCAGGTTTTCCATGACTACCGCCGGCAGATGGGGCGGCGCTACAGCTCCGTGCgggagctggagcacaggcagagcatcTTCGTGCACAACATGAG GTTTGTGCACTCGCGGAACCGCGCCGCACTCTCCTACACGCTGTCCCTGAACCACCTGGCCGACCGCACgccccaggagctggcagcccTGCGGGGCCGCCGTCACAGCGGGATCCCCAACAATGGGCTGCCCTTCCCCACTGAGCTCTACACTGGCATCATCCTGCCCGAGAGCCTCGACTGGCGCATGTACG GTGCTGTCACCCCCGTGAAGGATCAGGCCGTCTGCGGGTCGTGCTGGAGCTTCGCTACAACAGGAGCCATGGAAGGTGCCCTCTTCCTCaag ACCGGCGTGCTGACCCCCCTGTCCCAACAAGTCCTCATTGACTGCTCCTGGGGCTTTGGGAACTACGCCTGCGACGGGGGCGAGGAGTGGAGAGCGTACGAGTGGATCAAAAAGCACGGGGGCATCGCCAGCACGGAGTCCTATGGCACCTACaagggacag AATGGCTTGTGCCACTACAACCAGTCTGAGATGCTGGCCAAGATCACGGGCTACGTCAATGTCACCTCGGGCAACATCACAGCAGTCAAAGCTGCCATCTACAAGCACGGCCCCGTGGCCGTCAGCATCGATGCCTCGCACAAGACCTTCTCCTTCTACTCCAACGGCATCTACTACGAGCCCAAATGCG ACAACACGCCGGGATCGCTGGACCACgcagtgctggctgtgggcTACGGAGTCCTGCAGGGAGAGACCTATTGGCTCATCAAGAACTCCTGGTCCACGTATTGGGGCAATGATGGCTACATCCTCATGGCCATGAAGGACAACAATTGTGGTGTGGCCACTGAGGCCACCTACCCCATCCTGGCCTGA